The following proteins come from a genomic window of Metarhizium brunneum chromosome 2, complete sequence:
- the OpS4_0 gene encoding FAD-dependent monooxygenase OpS4 produces MLHVIIVGAGISGLTCAITLAKYTHVQVTVLERAAVMDKAGNGIQVPCNAAHAMRCLGLLDKLLVKTNGPATAFLNLKYDDGEILLHKDLTRCEELYGAPWLLIHRADYMTVLLDEARRVGVRIRLGCDVDGVDFDTPSVKLQNGHVYQADVVVGCDGINSTIRSIMHPSTQPVPTGEYAYRALFTRSQLSSPSFQHLLSTAGISRCWMGPLANAVFYPLQEGTLFNLVIAIADPNFNSNTCDEQALLPSVRARLSGWDPTLLEMLDAASHLVRFPLYQVDKLPFWSKGCVTLTGDAAHAMPPHLAQGAATGVEDGFILGTLLGRSSQQASGPARRAQLRAVLRAYEGLQHDRTAQIVSGSRFTGMLDHLPQGPDQRARDAEFAMYDPEKTVSAMPWIDARTNRKLLGRKVDEVAEGEVARLLAAGEFADRGTKL; encoded by the exons ATGCTGcatgtcatcatcgtcgggGCCGGTATATCCGGACTGACTTGCGCTATTACGCTGGCCAAATACACGCACGTTCAAGTGACCGTTTTGGAACGAGCAGCTGTCATGGACAAG GCCGGAAACGGTATCCAAGTGCCGTGTAATGCTGCCCACGCGATGCGATGTCTCGGCCTGTTGGATAAACTTCTTGTCAAAACGAACGGGCCGGCAACGGCGTTTCTGAACCTCAAGTacgacgatggcgagatACTTTTACACAAAGATCTGACTCGGTGCGAGGAGCTCTACGGTGCACCGTGGCT GTTGATCCATCGAGCGGACTACATGACGGTGCTCCTCGACGAAGCCCGCAGGGTAGGAGTCCGGATCCGGCTCGGCTGCgatgttgacggcgtcgacttCGACACGCCATCTGTCAAGCTTCAAAACGGACATGTCTACCAGGCCGATGTCGTAGTCGGCTGCGACG GAATCAACTCCACCATCCGCTCCATCATGCACCCGTCGACACAGCCCGTCCCAACAGGCGAATACGCCTACCGCGCGCTCTTCACCCGCTCGCAACTCTCCTCCCCATCCTTCCAGCATCTCCTCTCCACCGCCGGCATCTCCCGCTGCTGGATGGGGCCCctcgccaacgccgtctTCTACCCGCTCCAGGAGGGCACCCTCTTCAACCTGGTCATCGCCATTGCCGACCCAAACTTCAACAGCAACACCTGTGACGAGCAGGCCCTGCTTCCCTCTGTGCGAGCCCGGCTCTCCGGCTGGGACCCGACGCTGCTCGAGATGCTCGACGCGGCAAGCCACCTCGTCCGCTTCCCGCTCTACCAAGTCGACAAGCTGCCGTTCTGGTCCAAGGGCTGCGTCACGCTCACGGGGGACGCCGCTCACGCCATGCCCCCTCACCTGGCGCAGGGCGCGGCAACAGGCGTCGAGGACGGCTTCATCCTGGGCACTCTGCTCGGCCGGTCGTCCCAGCAGGCGTCGGGGCCGGCGCGGCGCGCGCAGCTACGGGCCGTGCTGCGTGCCTACGAGGGGCTGCAGCACGACAGGACGGCGCAGATTGTCTCCGGGTCCCGGTTCACGGGGATGCTGGACCACTTGCCGCAGGGCCCGGACCAGAGGGCCAGAGATGCCGAGTTTGCCATGTATGACCCCGAGAAGACGGTGAGCGCCATGCCGTGGATCGACGCGCGCACCAATAGAAAGTTGCTCGGGAGGAAGGTGGACGAGgttgccgagggcgaggttgCGCGGCTGCTTGCCGCGGGGGAATTCGCTGACCGTGGAACGAAATTATAG